In one window of Deltaproteobacteria bacterium DNA:
- a CDS encoding helix-turn-helix domain-containing protein encodes MLENVGPDTKRRRENAARPRPIDPEFLTVDELAEVLRSSEITIRRLIRNDAIPRAFVGGKWLFPRALIRDVWVQDPVLAMRLWRDEPARHVAGRGGRAEVPTPRAKTPSSGDAVAVEFPATAAVLARMNARSGR; translated from the coding sequence ATGCTCGAGAACGTTGGTCCAGATACGAAACGGCGTCGCGAAAACGCCGCGCGTCCGCGCCCGATCGACCCCGAGTTTCTCACCGTCGACGAGCTCGCCGAGGTGCTCAGATCGTCTGAGATCACGATCAGGCGCTTGATCCGAAACGACGCGATACCCCGCGCGTTCGTAGGGGGAAAATGGCTGTTTCCGCGGGCTCTGATCCGCGACGTTTGGGTTCAGGACCCCGTGCTGGCCATGCGGCTCTGGCGCGACGAGCCCGCGCGGCACGTCGCGGGGCGCGGCGGGCGGGCCGAGGTGCCGACGCCACGGGCGAAAACCCCGAGCTCGGGAGACGCCGTCGCGGTCGAGTTCCCGGCGACAGCGGCCGTCCTGGCGCGCATGAACGCGCGGTCGGGTCGGTGA
- a CDS encoding site-specific integrase, with product MVRLEQNGRVRVQFKYVDPRCRGERRTFNRLFDVSLAEARAIEPELRRAAREGKLDRLLGVAVSAPTSARAFSTVARQYVAVHAAASGKIGGGFKRDAEVVVENHLIPFFADRPINAITKFDLERFRAAKRAEVSPRGKPYSLKTIYNLETVLRGVLRWAWECGHTRIDAGLLLPAIPKKRRENPEFKNFYTPGEMALALDAVAAHEARVRRKEEPRRFDLEWHLVLWFMFESGVRIGELSALTRFDVNTRARTVRVNKNIYLAVVQTTKGGDDRQLPLSPDICTAMDDHVRSLDPDNPILFPNSRGGHLSSNSLDKVLAWIADTVVVDEGPPVRKLHRITPHGFRHSCGTALAAADVGAEKIRLHLGHNDLQMVQRYVHLATKPDHEINRRLVDLLRRARQGTEEPGDVVVDMQKVSATRPHP from the coding sequence GTGGTGAGGCTCGAGCAAAACGGGCGTGTGCGCGTCCAGTTCAAATACGTCGACCCCCGCTGTCGCGGGGAGCGGCGCACGTTCAACCGGTTGTTCGACGTCTCACTCGCGGAAGCCCGCGCGATCGAGCCGGAGCTGCGACGCGCCGCGCGGGAGGGAAAACTCGACCGCCTGCTGGGCGTGGCGGTCTCGGCGCCGACGAGCGCGCGTGCGTTCTCAACCGTCGCGCGCCAGTACGTCGCTGTCCATGCCGCGGCGTCGGGGAAAATCGGCGGCGGGTTCAAACGGGACGCCGAGGTCGTCGTCGAGAACCACCTGATCCCGTTTTTCGCTGACCGGCCGATCAATGCGATTACCAAGTTCGACCTGGAGCGGTTCCGGGCCGCGAAGCGGGCTGAGGTCAGCCCCCGCGGCAAACCGTACTCGCTCAAAACAATATACAATCTTGAGACCGTTTTACGGGGTGTCCTGCGGTGGGCTTGGGAGTGTGGACATACTCGAATCGACGCGGGGCTGCTGCTGCCCGCGATCCCCAAAAAACGTCGCGAGAACCCGGAGTTCAAGAACTTCTACACGCCCGGCGAGATGGCCCTGGCGCTCGACGCCGTCGCCGCGCACGAGGCCCGCGTGCGTCGCAAGGAGGAGCCCCGCCGGTTCGATCTCGAATGGCACTTGGTCCTTTGGTTCATGTTCGAGAGCGGCGTGAGGATCGGCGAGCTCTCCGCGCTCACGAGGTTCGACGTGAACACTCGCGCTCGTACCGTACGGGTGAATAAGAACATATATCTCGCCGTCGTCCAAACCACGAAGGGCGGCGACGACCGACAGCTGCCGCTCAGCCCGGATATCTGCACCGCGATGGACGATCACGTCCGCTCACTGGATCCCGACAACCCGATACTTTTTCCCAACTCGCGGGGCGGCCATCTGTCATCCAACTCGCTCGACAAAGTGCTCGCCTGGATCGCCGACACGGTCGTCGTCGACGAGGGGCCGCCGGTCAGAAAACTGCACCGCATCACGCCGCACGGGTTCCGGCACTCGTGTGGGACCGCGCTCGCCGCCGCGGACGTCGGGGCTGAGAAAATACGGCTGCATCTGGGGCACAACGACCTGCAGATGGTCCAACGTTACGTCCATCTGGCAACCAAGCCCGACCACGAGATCAACAGGCGGCTCGTCGATCTACTGCGGCGGGCGCGGCAAGGGACGGAGGAGCCCGGGGACGTCGTGGTCGACATGCAAAAAGTGTCGGCTACACGACCTCATCCATAG
- a CDS encoding FHA domain-containing protein gives MYALVSTDDLGRKVVLPLAKVRTSIGRDPGCDIALPDANVSRQHAKIYVVEDKLEIKDMGSRNGTYVNNQRIEGMTVVRTGDEIIIGSNMFHVALQEGDAKSADMTAFRTLDQLREMDQAFLRHPAEGDEPGEAHLGDRTVVSSPTSMIADIYGKKLSLAQFPSLEVIYGANRGAKFLLPPGAYQIGRDKGNNIRVDDEKMSSRHAKIEVDAKHARFTDLGSTNGSILNNRLVTGATLRHKDVLVLGNTRLKYQDFRGSRRGVASLNAGEGDDETGDHGSPRPWVWAIVAVGAALLCAVAWWVLRG, from the coding sequence ATGTACGCACTCGTTTCGACCGACGATCTCGGGCGCAAGGTCGTCCTGCCGCTCGCCAAAGTCCGCACGAGCATCGGCCGCGATCCGGGCTGCGACATCGCGCTGCCCGACGCCAACGTCTCGCGCCAGCACGCCAAGATCTACGTGGTGGAGGACAAGCTCGAGATCAAGGACATGGGCTCGCGAAACGGCACCTATGTGAACAACCAGCGCATCGAGGGAATGACGGTCGTTCGCACAGGCGACGAGATCATCATCGGCAGCAACATGTTCCACGTCGCCCTGCAGGAAGGCGACGCGAAGTCGGCCGACATGACCGCGTTTCGGACGCTCGACCAGCTTCGCGAGATGGATCAAGCCTTTCTGCGCCACCCCGCTGAAGGCGACGAGCCCGGCGAAGCGCACCTCGGCGACCGCACCGTCGTGAGCTCGCCGACCAGCATGATCGCCGACATCTACGGCAAGAAGCTCTCGCTCGCGCAGTTCCCGTCGCTCGAGGTCATCTACGGCGCGAATCGCGGCGCGAAATTCCTGCTGCCGCCGGGGGCGTACCAGATCGGCCGCGACAAGGGCAACAACATCCGCGTGGACGACGAGAAGATGTCCTCGCGACACGCGAAGATCGAGGTGGACGCGAAGCATGCGCGCTTCACGGATCTGGGCTCCACCAACGGCAGCATCCTCAACAACCGGCTCGTCACGGGCGCGACGCTGCGCCACAAGGACGTGCTCGTCCTCGGCAACACGCGCCTGAAGTATCAGGATTTTCGCGGGTCGCGCCGGGGCGTGGCCTCGCTGAATGCGGGCGAGGGCGACGACGAGACGGGCGATCACGGCAGCCCTCGCCCTTGGGTCTGGGCGATCGTCGCCGTCGGCGCGGCGCTCCTGTGCGCGGTCGCATGGTGGGTTCTGCGCGGGTGA